Proteins found in one Lycium ferocissimum isolate CSIRO_LF1 chromosome 6, AGI_CSIRO_Lferr_CH_V1, whole genome shotgun sequence genomic segment:
- the LOC132060176 gene encoding spliceosome-associated protein 130 A, whose product MYLYSLTLQKPTGILCAINGSFSGGKLQEIVVARGKVLDLIRPDDNGKLQTLLSVEIFGSIRSLAQFRLTGAQKDYIVVGSDSGRIVILEYNKEKNCFDKVHQETFGKSGCRRIVPGQYLGIDPKGRAVMIGACEKQKLVYVLNRDTAARLTISSPLEAHKSHTITFSICGVDCGFDNPIFAAIELDYAEADQDPTGQAANEAQKHLTFYELDLGLNHVSRKWSEQVDNGANLLVTVPGGGDGPSGVLVCAENFVIYKNQGHPDVRAVIPRRVDLPAERGVLIVSAAMHKQKSMFFFLLQTEYGDIFKVTLDHDNDRVKELKIKYFDTIPVSSSLCVMKSGFLFASSEFGNHALYQFQAIGDDPDVEASSSTLMETEEGFQPVFFQPRKLKNLVRIDQVESLMPIMDMKIVNLFEEETPQIFSLCGRGPRSSLRILRPGLAVSEMAVSQLPGVPSAVWTVKKNVNDEFDAYIVVSFANATLVLSIGETVEEVSDSGFLDTTPSLAVSLIGDDSLMQVHPSGIRHIREDGRINEWRTPGKRTIVKVGSNRLQVVIALSGGELIYFEVDMTGQLMEVEKHEMSGDVACLDIAPVPEGRQRSRFLAVGSYDNTIRILSLDPDDCMQVLSLQSVSSPPESLLFLEVQASVGGEDGADHPASLFLNAGLQNGVLFRTVVDMITGQLSDARSRFLGLRAPKLFSIVVRGRRAMLCLSSRPWLGYIHQGHFLLTPLSYETLEFAASFSSDQCAEGVVAVAGDALRVFTIERLGETFNETAIPLRYTPRRFVLQPKRKMVIMIESDQGAYTAEEREAAKKECFETAGNGENGNAEQMENGEDEDGNDPLSDEQYGYPKSESGRWVSCIRVLDPRTTQTTCLLELQDNEAAFSICTVNFHDKEHGALLAVGTAKGLQFWPKKSFEAAYIHIYKFKEDGKVLELLHKTQVDGVPLALCQFQGRLLAGIGSVLRLYDLGKKRLLRKCENKLFPNSITAIHTYRDRIYVGDMQESFHYCKYRRDENQLYIFADDTVPRWLTAAQHVDFDTVAGADKFGNIYFVRLPQDVSDEIEEDPTGGKIKWEQGKLNGAPNKVEEIVQFHVGDVVSCLQRASLIPGGGECIIYGTVMGSVGAMLPFTSRDDVDFFSHLEMHLRQEFPPLCGRDHMAYRSAYFPVKDVIDGDLCEQFPTLPMDMQRKIADELDRTPGEILKKLEEIRNKII is encoded by the exons ATGTATCTCTACAGTTTAACTCTCCAAAAACCCACCGGAATACTCTGCGCCATCAACGGCAGTTTCTCCGGCGGAAAATTACAAGAAATCGTCGTGGCACGTGGCAAAGTATTAGACCTAATCCGACCCGATGATAACGGTAAGCTTCAAACCTTATTATCCGTTGAAATATTCGGATCTATACGTTCTTTAGCTCAATTTCGGTTAACAGGTGCACAAAAAGATTATATCGTAGTCGGGTCGGATTCGGGTCGGATAGTTATATTAgaatataataaagaaaagaactGTTTTGATAAAGTACATCAGGAGACTTTTGGGAAATCAGGTTGTAGACGGATAGTTCCGGGTCAGTATTTGGGTATTGACCCGAAAGGTAGAGCTGTTATGATTGGTGCTTGTGAGAAACAGAAATTAGTTTATGTATTGAATAGGGATACTGCTGCTAGGTTAACGATTTCGTCGCCATTAGAAGCACATAAGAGCCATACGATTACGTTTTCGATATGTGGGGTTGATTGTGGTTTTGATAACCCGATATTCGCTGCGATTGAGCTGGATTACGCGGAGGCGGATCAAGATCCGACGGGTCAAGCTGCGAACGAGGCGCAGAAGCATTTGACGTTTTATGAGTTGGATTTGGGGCTTAATCATGTTTCGAGGAAGTGGTCTGAGCAGGTTGATAATGGTGCGAATTTGCTCGTGACGGTTCCCGGTGGTGGGGATGGTCCGAGTGGTGTGCTTGTTTGTGCGGAGAATTTTGTTATTTATAAGAATCAGGGACATCCTGATGTTCGGGCTGTTATTCCGAGGAGGGTAGATTTGCCAGCGGAACGTGGGGTTTTGATTGTTTCGGCTGCTATGCATAAGCAGAAGTCgatgtttttctttcttctgcAAACCGAGTATGGAGATATTTTTAAGGTGACGTTGGATCATGATAATGACAGGGTTAAGGAGTTAAAGATCAAGTATTTTGATACGATTCCGGTCAGTTCTTCTCTGTGTGTGATGAAGTCGGGGTTTCTGTTTGCTTCGTCAGAGTTTGGGAATCATGCGTTGTATCAGTTTCAGGCGATAGGAGATGACCCGGATGTCGAAGCTTCATCATCGACGTTAATGGAAACTGAAGAAGGTTTTCAGCCTGTATTTTTCCAGCCAAGAAAGCTGAAGAATCTTGTTAGGATCGATCAGGTTGAGAGCTTGATGCCAATCATGGATATGAAAATTGTGAATCTTTTCGAGGAGGAAACTCCACAAATATTTTCGCTTTGTGGGAGGGGTCCTCGGTCTTCATTGCGCATACTTAGGCCAGGTTTAGCTGTTAGTGAAATGGCTGTGTCACAGCTTCCTGGTGTTCCAAGTGCTGTCTGGACTGTGAAAAAGAATGTTAATGATGAGTTTGATGCCTACATTGTTGTCTCTTTCGCGAATGCAACTCTTGTGCTTTCTATTGGTGAGACAGTTGAAGAAGTTAGTGACAGTGGGTTTCTTGATACTACTCCATCTCTTGCTGTTTCATTGATCGGTGATGATTCGTTGATGCAAGTTCATCCCAGTGGAATAAGGCATATTAGAGAAGATGGTCGTATTAATGAATGGAGAACTCCTGGAAAGAGAACTATTGTCAAGGTTGGATCGAATAGACTTCAAGTGGTAATTGCACTAAGTGGAGGGGAGCTGATATATTTTGAAGTGGATATGACTGGCCAGTTGATGGAAGTCGAGAAGCATGAGATGTCAGGTGATGTAGCTTGTCTGGACATTGCCCCTGTTCCTGAGGGAAGACAAAGGTCCCGTTTCCTTGCAGTTGGATCATATGATAACACTATTCGTATCTTGTCGTTGGACCCTGACGACTGTATGCAGGTTCTGAGCCTTCAAAGTGTATCTTCACCGCCAGAgtctctcctttttcttgaagttcAGGCCTCTGTTGGTGGAGAGGATGGTGCAGATCACCCTGCCAGCCTTTTCCTTAATGCTGGTTTACAAAATGGGGTTTTATTCAGGACTGTGGTGGATATGATAACTGGGCAGCTTTCAGATGCACGTTCACGTTTCTTGGGGCTTAGGGCCCCTAAGCTCTTTTCCATTGTTGTAAGAGGACGGCGTGCTATGCTCTGTTTGTCAAGTAGACCATGGCTAGGTTATATACACCAAGGACATTTTCTTTTGACACCTTTGTCATATGAGACTCTAGAATTTGCAGCCTCGTTTTCATCCGATCAATGTGCAGAAGGTGTGGTAGCGGTTGCTGGGGATGCATTGAGGGTCTTCACGATAGAGAGATTGGGTGAGACTTTCAATGAAACAGCTATACCTTTAAGGTATACACCAAGAAGGTTTGTTCTTCAACCCAAACGGAAGATGGTGATAATGATTGAGAGTGACCAGGGAGCATATACTGCAGAAGAGCGTGAAGCTGCCAAAAAAGagtgcttcgagacagctgggAATGGTGAAAATGGAAATGCAGAACAAATGGAGAATGGCGAAGATGAGGATGGTAATGATCCACTATCTGATGAACAATATGGTTATCCTAAATCGGAATCGGGAAGATGGGTTTCCTGTATCAGAGTCCTTGATCCAAGGACAACACAAACCACTTGTCTGCTAGAGCTTCAGGATAATGAGGCTGCATTTAGCATATGCACTGTTAATTTCCATGACAAGGAGCATGGAGCTCTGTTAGCTGTTGGTACTGCCAAGGGCCTTCAGTTTTGGCCCAAAAAGTCGTTCGAAGCAGCATACATTCATATATACAAATTTAAAGAAGATGGGAAGGTCCTAGAGCTTTTGCACAAGACACAGGTAGATGGTGTGCCTCTTGCACTATGTCAGTTCCAAGGAAGGTTACTGGCTGGTATTGGGTCTGTCCTTaggttgtatgatttggggaaGAAAAGACTGCTCCGAAAATGTGAGAACAAGCTATTCCCCAACTCAATCACAGCTATCCATACCTATCGTGATCGGATTTATGTTGGTGACATGCAAGAG TCATTCCACTACTGTAAGTATAGACGTGACGAAAATCAACTGTACATATTTGCTGATGACACGGTTCCGAGATGGCTAACAGCAGCACAGCATGTAGATTTTGACACTGTGGCTGGAGCTGATAAGTTCGGGAATATCTACTTTGTGCGATTACCTCAGGACGTCTCAGATGAGATCGAAGAAGATCCTACTGGTGGAAAAATAAAATGGGAGCAGGGGAAGCTGAATGGTGCCCCAAACAAGGTTGAGGAGATAGTGCAATTTCATGTTGGTGATGTGGTCTCTTGCTTGCAAAGGGCATCACTTATTCCAGGAGGGGGCGAATGCATAATCTACGGTACTGTGATGGGAAGCGTCGGGGCAATGCTTCCATTTACCTCGAGGGATGACGTTGACTTCTTCTCTCATTTGGAGATGCATCTGAGGCAGGAGTTCCCACCTTTATGTGGCAGGGATCACATGGCCTATAGATCTGCCTACTTCCCCGTTAAG GATGTGATAGATGGAGACTTGTGTGAACAGTTCCCAACCTTGCCTATGGATATGCAGCGCAAAATTGCAGATGAGTTGGATAGGACACCAGGCGAGATTCtgaaaaagcttgaagaaataagaaacaaaATCATTTGA